The Setaria viridis chromosome 9, Setaria_viridis_v4.0, whole genome shotgun sequence sequence TCCTGTGCCACCGGAGCTTTAAAGACCATGGATGAGACATGGAAGTGTGGAACAGATGACCAGCTTAGGTATTGTAACGCACAAGCTTGGATATATTCTGTAATATCTCGTAAGACCACTAGCTTGAAcacgattttttttcttgtgcatTTTCTGTCCAAGGATATCAAATTATCCATTGTAAACATGAATTCTTCTTCGAATTGCTTGGTGCAAAGTTTACCTAACACCTGACACGAATATCATGTTGCTTCTGTTGTGACTTTGTGAATTATTTGAGTTTAAGTATGGTGCACTTTCTAGCTCCTCGAGCAAGCTTGCTGATATTACAAGCTGGTGTCAAATCAGGAAGGAACCAACTATTATAAAAACAAATCAGGAAGGAACTAGGCTTCTTCCTGGGTTCAGATTATCCGCAGCAACGGGCTTCCATGGGCTTCATCACGGCCTTGCAGATAGCCCACGAGGGTCGCGCGCACACccacccaccaggccaccaccagtccaccaccacgCCACGCGTACCGGACTACcgggggttgggggggggggggggggggggggggggggtggcgcgggggcggggggcgTGGGGGTGGTTTGGGCGGGAAAGTGGAAACCTCCCGCCCGCGTCACCAGCTAAGGCGGCCCTGCGTTGTCAGTGACCCGCAGAGCAGAGGCCACGCCAAGGCCAACAGGCCGACACACACAACCCCACACCCCTCGGCTTCCCAAACAATCCATTCCCCGCCGGCGCtctcctccgcggctccgccttTTCCCTGtcgaggagcagcagcaagccaagccacgccggcgaggcgggcggACGAGGAGGCAATGCCGCCCAAATCGGATAGCGTGGAAGGTATTCACCCCTGCGGCCCCGCCCCCTCCCAactgaaatgttttttttttggctcaaAACCTTCCCGATTTCGACCGTCCTTAGCTTGGCCTAGTCGATATTTCTGATGATTTTGCGGCTCCGTTTTTTCTTCCGTTTCTGCAGGAATCGTCCTGGGTTTCGTCAATGAGGTGCCGTCCCTCCCCTGAAACTCAACCCGAAAACCCTAAACCCCTGGTTCTGCTTATGCTTGTGCAATTAGGGTTCTATTTTCACTCTGTTGGTACTTGTGGGGATTTGTGATGTATAAGAATTTTTCTAGAATCCTTAGGATTGTATGGATGTGACAAAGTTGACAAGCTGGATACTGACTGTGCGGTAATCAGGATAGCAGCATGCTGTTTGATGAATACCAATTATTGTCCATTCTTTCTTTCTGTAGATTCAGATGGGTTAGTTAGAATCATGTAAAAACTCCCTCGTCACCATCCTGATTAATTGATGCATGTTAGTTGCAACTGGCATCACTTCGTTTCTTGATCATTATTCTGAATGGTCGTAATTGCAGCTGTCCTCCAATTAAGCAGCTACCTGCAGTCAAGTGCTGAAATGTTAGCTGGATATGTTGGGAGTGAGCAATTCATTCCTGTGACCAGCATATGATTTCTATGCTACTCCCTAGAATAGAACAAAATTTAGACTAGATTCAGTTTGGATGTTGGACTCCATGGTGTTACACTGCTACTTGCTTTGTTGTTTGTGTTTGCCTTTTGTATAAGATAATTTATCTGGATCTCTTTCAACTATCCTGTCCCAGCTTATCAGCATCGTTTTATGATTTACCAGAAAATTGCCCCCTTGAGTTTGTAACTGCAAAGCAGCTCACAAATGCTTGCAAGTGGTAACACAAGCACAAGGCTTTTGCAGATCAGTTTTGGTTTTTGCTCTTCACCATATGCTGTTTTTTCCCCTCCCCTGTCAGATGTAGTTATGCTCACCTTAGACTGTTTTCCCCTTACAGAAGCTTATATGTGTTTCAACTTTCTAGAGCATGTGTTATCATGTACTTTCATTTAGTTCTGCTTTGTTGCATTGTTTATTTCCCATTTAACTTAGTGAAACTTCCTTCTgaattcaaataaataaaatggGGAGTAAGTATTACTGTATTTCCCTTCAGATATTGCTCTTATCCCGATTTGGTTAAATATTGACCTGCTTTACTTATGTGCCTAAGTAGTGTATGTGGCTTTCGATACGAAACGACTTTATTCAGAAAGTGCTTTGTGTACAGTTCTTCAATTTTATGCAGaatatatgaaaaaaattaCCACACTATCTGGTCTCACTTTCATAGTTGATATAGTAACACATTAGCCGCacattttgtgttttttttaagCTCTGCGTATCACTGAGTTGACTATTACCATGACTCTGCAGCAAAACAGGCCACTGAATTCACAGAATGTAGCTGACGCGCTACAGAAGTTTAATCTGAAGAAGACTGCAGTACAAAAGGCACTGGATGCATTGGCTGACAGTGGACAGGTTTCCTTCAAGGAGTATGGCAAACAGAAAATTTACATTGCTCGGCAAGATCAATTCGACATTCCAAATGGGGAAGAACTCGAGGAGATGAAGAAAGCAAATGCCAAGTTGCAGGAAGAACTTGTAGATCAAAAGAAAGCAATTAGTGAGGTTGAATCTGGTAGGTTCCAAACTTCCAATTCTTACCTTGGTCTTTTTAGTGGTCTATCAAATGCAGTATGCAATGGTCATGTTTTGATGACATCTAAATTTAAATCTTGTACAGAGGTACGAGGCCTGCAGTCAAACTTGACGCTGGCAGAGATTAAGTCGAAGGAGACTAAATTACAAAGCGAAGTACGTGCATATAAATTGTTTCCTTCCGCTCCTTACTATGAGTCTGTTCCTTTGGACCTGTTGTATTTACAGGACCATATTTGTTTAGGTCCAGGAAATGGAAGAGAAACTCAATAAATTGCGGAGTGGTGTCATCTTGGTGAAACCTGAGGACAAGAAGATCATTGAGGATTCTTTTGCTGAAAAAGTCAACCAATGGAAAAAGCGGAAGAGGATGTTCAAGGAGCTTTGGGATAATATTACTGAGAATAGCCCAAAAGATCAGAAAGAATTTAAGGTTTTTGCTGCATTTCCCCTCTTATCCTTATACCCTTTGATTGCACTTGGAACTTACCCTTCCTGTAGCTGTTATGTGCCATCTAGCTATTCATGACGCTGATGAACAATATGCATCTGCAGGAAGAGCTTGGTCTTGAGTATGACGAAGATGTCGACGTGAACCTGCAGTCTTATACTGACATGCTGGCAAGTCTCAACAAAAGGCGAAAAATTTCTCGCTGATGTAGCATGGGAGTATCTACATCTCAAGTCAGAAGGAATTTAAGGTTTCTGCTTCATTCCCCCTCTATCCTTTTACCCTTTGATTGCAGTTGGGATTTACCTTTCCTGTTGCTGCCATGCGCCATCTAGCTATTCATGATGCTGATGAACAATATGCATCTGCAGGAAGATGACGAAGATGATGAAGACAGTCTTACACTGGGCATGCTGGCAAGTCTCAACAAAAGGCCAAAAATGTCTCGCTGATGTAGCATGATAGTATCTACATCTCAAGTCAAAAATCTGTTACAGAAGTTTTACCAGCTACACGGTTCATGGTTCTGCTATTTCTTGCAGTTTCTGTAGCTGAGATGTTCCAGATAGATGATGTTGTCCTCTGTTAATATTTAATCATTTATTGCCTTAGGAGTATTCTAGTGGTAACTGCAGTCCTTAGCAGACTTGTTAATCTTGTCAGCAATGAGGTTTAATATAGCTTTTGTACCAGTTGGGTGACAGCAAATTCTCCATCCTCTTTAATGTATCtacaaaaaaaatgcattctTCAGCAATATACGCTGATGATTTTGCACCCTGCTTATAAATTGGAAAAGAATCAAATTtgtcccttttcctttttttaatatCATTTACATTACATATATGGTATGAACGTATACCATAGGATCCTACATATAACGAAAATTCAACTAAATATATTGAGATCAAGAAACCATCTCCTCTGTTGCCATCTTGTTGCGCAGCTAAAATCCCCACTTTGTTCTGACCGATGCCGGCTTGCCCCTGGCTGGCTCCCGCTGCTCATGGTGTTTCTGTTCTTTCACTGCAACGTCGCCATGATCTGCCTCGTCCTCCGGCAGGATCTCAATCTCTGAACTGTAATTCCGCGCATGTCCAATCTTCTCAGATGTCTTTCCATCAAGCATCTCACCTTCTTTCTTGCTCTCATCATCCATCCGCGTGGTTCCAGTCTTCCCCCTGTCGCCTGGCCCCCTGGACTCCCCACGCGAGAGCTCCATGGCTGCCTtcgcggcggctgcggccgAGGCGGCCGACTCGAAcgcggcctgcgccgccgcttccaCGTCCTTGTACCTCTGCGCCGAGTCGCCAGAGACGTCTTCGTCCAGGTCATCAGCTGGTGGCATCCTGATCATCTCTTCGTCGTGCTTCGTCTTCCTGCGGTTGTGGTTGGAGCGTCCGGAGCCCTCGCAGGGTGGTGGCTCGTAGACGCTCACGGCGAACCCTTTCTCTGCGGCGATCTCCTGGAGCACCATCTGCCGGCTCTCGAGGCTCGGCTGCTTGGTCGACAGCTTCTGCACGATCTGTTCCGTTCCGACAAGGGAATCAAATTTCGTTAGAGGCATCCAATTTTGATTCGAGTGTCGAGTCAGAAGGTTCGTCTTCGTCGGTGCTCACCTTGGGGTTGATCCCGCATCCGCTGCGGAGctcggaggcggcggagacgaACCCCCTTCCGAACTTGGCGGCAAGGATGCCCCGTACCTCCTGCAGCTCCGGCAGGTCCCCGCACCTTGCGGCGGCGTAcacgagccccgccgccgcctcccgcagcTCCTCGGGGCACTCCCTGTGCGCATCGACGAGCGCCGCCCGCTCGACGATGAGGCCGCAGTAGGCCTCGAGCTCGGCGAGCACGTCGAGCGCGTTCTGCTCCCGGACGACGTGCTCGGCGCGTGCCAGCGCGCGGTCCGCGTGGCCCAGGCGGAGCAGCTGCTCGACGTCCCCGCGCGCCTGCGCGAACCGCACCTGCCGGTGGCCACGCACCACGCCCAGCCGCGTCACCGCCAGCCCCAGCAGCGACCGCAGCCGCGCCGTCTGCTTCGTCGTCCGCCCCAGCAGCACGTCCAGCCTcctccccatcgccgcccgccgccgccgcaagcgccGAGCTTAGCTAGAGCAGCCGCCCCGTCGCTCTCCCCGATCGAGTTGGTGTGCCTGTGAAGACCGGGCGGTTTCGCCCCGGTGTTTTATACCCCCGGGCGCGAGCGCGGGCACGGTGTGGAAGCGTGGGATGAATGGAAGCTGCGCGGGAGCAATTAGGGGGAAGGATCCGAGGGTGGCGGTACGCTTCCTTGTGGGGGTGGGATTGGGTTTGCTTTGTGGCGAAGGCGAGCGAGCGCGACGGGCTTTAAACGTCTGAGCGGACGCGTGGTGGGCCAAGCCGCCGCCGATGAGCTGTCAGACACGGGGGCTCGTTCAGCGGTTGGGTTCATCCGCGCGGAAAGGGTTCAGCGGCCAGTTTCTTTTGGGGGCGGTCGCGCGCTCGCTGGGCACGCGGGTTCTGGCCGCCCGACCGAGCAGGGGGCTTCGTCTTCGTCGCGGCTGGGAACCGGTGGTTACGGCGTCCGGAGTGTGAACCGCCACGTCCgctcggcgggtggcgcggTTTTTTCTTCGTCTCCGATTAGTTTTGACTGGGCCCCGCCGGGATCGTGAGCTTCACGAGTGAACTGACGGGGTGGAGTGGTGGAAGAGTCGAAAACGACGGCGCAGCGGCTGCGGTTGAAAACTTGGGAGCCTGGGAGGGAGTGGATACGGAAGAGCACCTGTGCAGTGCAGGGAGCAACCTGGTCAGCAGGGAAAAGCGTCCGTGTACGTTTTCGTACGGCCCGATCGACTGTATGACTGTGTCTCCTCCTGCCCCAGTCGACAGAGTCATTATTGTGGAGTGATGAACGGTTCGTCGTGATGGCGACTGGTTGGTTACTGCGGCAAACGCGGTTTTCCCTTCCTCTCCGGAACTTGTTGTCAGTTTCTTCCGTGGTTGCTCGAGATTATATAGCTCATACCAACAGTTCTTTCTTAATTTGCGTAACAAAAGGGAGATCTATTAATCAAACATAGGTAGTTTCCACGGTTCCAGCATCGACCAGTCACATCAATCGAGATACACGAACTTCAAACCGAACTGATATTCAAGACTAGTTTTATCTCCACCAATCCAGGGCGGATCTAGGGCTCGGGCTGCCCAGGCTGCAGCCCGGGTGAGTCCATATAACCCCTTTAATATATGTGGTGTTTAACTTACAAAATTACGATCTCAATTAGAGAAAACGAGATCTAGGAGACGTGAATCAGCAGTTTAGCTCGGGCGTAGCCtcgttctggatccgcccctgcaccAATCCAAGATTACGTAACTCTTGTGCTTACGCTACCTTAGATCCCGTTTGGATTccagcaagcagcagctagctatTAGCTGTGTTAGCTGGGGCAACCAGGTAGCAGCTAATTTTAGTAAGATGGTAGATAAAACACTAGCTAGCTGACATATTAATTTTGATCCAAACAGATTCTTAATGCTAACTATTGGCTAGGTAGGATCCAAACGAGCCTTAATATCGTATAACGTCCGTCTCATCTCTTGGATTTCTCgaataaatattttgataagAAAAAAGGGGACCTACATAAAAATGATGGAAGGGTGACCAACAATTAATGGTACATAGAAGTACCTATCTCGGTCTGTTTCTAGGTAGAGCCATCGACATACGAACCCGCTGCAATGTGAAATTCTTCTTAAGTTCACAGACGAACAAAAACAGGGAAGAACTGCCTCAAATCAAATGTACGTAACATCTTCAAGCAATCAAATGCTGCAATTACCTTGCTACACATGTGTACTATGCTATGATAATATGGAGGAATCAGTCTTACACCTATTCCTACACTGTCATTTCTCCAAACAATGTTGGAACTTGATTGGCCTGCAGATTATTGACACAATTACTGGATATCAAATTCTAGAATCCTTTAAGCTTCAGATAGCTCAGTCCTTTTTCATGGAGGCTATAGCCATCATGTCCTGAGTATTTGGACAACAAGAAATGACTTCATATTTGAGAATCAAGCAGCAACATTATATAGGTGTAAAGAAATCTTCATATTGGAGAGTCATATTGGAATTCTCCAGAGTTATATACTCAGAGCAAAGGCAAAATATCATTCGGTGATAGGCTCTTGGTTTCAGTCTCTATTGTAATTGTTCCTTTTATTTTCATGTCTTCTGTAAATActtcttattttatttatatataatcAGGGGTCACCCTCCTGTATCATTAAAAACAAAGCAATCATTAAAAACAAAGCAGTCGCCCTCCATCGAAGAAAAACGAAACAATAACCTAGCTACTGTTCTGCCTGGGATCGGTTGATGCGTGCGACGAGCCTATCCAAGAAGGCAAGCACCGTACGGTTCcgtgcaccaccaccacgcacGCACCACCGGACGGGAAAACCAGCTCTAGCTCGTCTCCGCCTCTCCGGTCATTCTCCGAGGAAGGTTCGGTTCTGGCGGCATGACCATGGAAAAACGGCGCTCGACGCGTCGAACGATTTGCACGGCCACATCAGGCCAGCAACTCGTCTCGTGCCTGCCCTCCTCCACCGGACGGCGACCACACCACGCGCACGTGTGACCCGATGGGCCGTGCCGTTCGGCCATTACCCTGACTACCTGAGCGTAGATATCGTTGACCAGTTCAAATCCCGAGCCCAAAACGACGGGAAACCGATCGTCAAAGTCGCGAGTCATCTGCGTTTTCCCCGCCCCATTTTTGGACGTCCggaactgattttttttcaccGTTGGGCGAAGTTTTCAGGGGGCATGCAGAGCAGGACTCGCAGAGACTACTGATTATTCACCGCTCAACGCCGGCCCTCGCATTCTTCCAGAACGCGAGTACGCGACGCGTCAACCGCGTGTAGCCGTGTCCGTGTACTGCGTAATACCCCGCATGGCAGCGTGCGCTAGCGCACATGAGGTCAGGTACAATACAAGCGATCACCGCTGCAAAGCATCCTAT is a genomic window containing:
- the LOC117840693 gene encoding homologous-pairing protein 2 homolog, whose translation is MPPKSDSVEGIVLGFVNEQNRPLNSQNVADALQKFNLKKTAVQKALDALADSGQVSFKEYGKQKIYIARQDQFDIPNGEELEEMKKANAKLQEELVDQKKAISEVESEVRGLQSNLTLAEIKSKETKLQSEVQEMEEKLNKLRSGVILVKPEDKKIIEDSFAEKVNQWKKRKRMFKELWDNITENSPKDQKEFKEELGLEYDEDVDVNLQSYTDMLASLNKRRKISR
- the LOC117840691 gene encoding uncharacterized protein, translated to MGRRLDVLLGRTTKQTARLRSLLGLAVTRLGVVRGHRQVRFAQARGDVEQLLRLGHADRALARAEHVVREQNALDVLAELEAYCGLIVERAALVDAHRECPEELREAAAGLVYAAARCGDLPELQEVRGILAAKFGRGFVSAASELRSGCGINPKIVQKLSTKQPSLESRQMVLQEIAAEKGFAVSVYEPPPCEGSGRSNHNRRKTKHDEEMIRMPPADDLDEDVSGDSAQRYKDVEAAAQAAFESAASAAAAAKAAMELSRGESRGPGDRGKTGTTRMDDESKKEGEMLDGKTSEKIGHARNYSSEIEILPEDEADHGDVAVKEQKHHEQREPARGKPASVRTKWGF